The Hyphomonadaceae bacterium ML37 genome includes a region encoding these proteins:
- a CDS encoding ferredoxin:protochlorophyllide reductase (ATP-dependent) subunit B, producing the protein MKLTVWTYEGPPHVGAMRVATGMTDVHYLLHAPQGDTYADLLFTMIERRNHRPPVTYTTFQARDLGSDTAELFMTAARDAYERFKPAAMLVGSSCTAELIQDDPGGLALTLGLPCPVLPLELPSYMRRENWGASETFYRLVRGLAGAHAPAPGETRAERAPGPPRCNILGGTALGFRHRDDIKEIKKLLGRLGIEVAVCAPLGASAADIARMGEADFNVVLYPEIGEEAARWLEKTFGQPRTKIVPIGVGATRDFVREVAEIAGVDPAPALDDEDLRQPWWSRSVDSNYLTGKRVFVFGDATHAVAAARVAVEEMGFELVGLGAYNREFARSVRETAARYGVEPLISDDYLEVEAAIEAAAPELVLGTQMERHIAKRLGIGCAVISAPVHVEDFPARYAPQMGYEGANVLFDTWVHPLVMGLEEHLLGMFREDFEFSNDAGPSHLGSHKQAPAPAPAPMPAVQADDTPETADAAAVWRDDALAELKKIPFFVRGKARRNAETFAAQSGAEVITLETLYDAKAHFGR; encoded by the coding sequence ATGAAGCTGACGGTCTGGACATATGAGGGACCGCCCCATGTCGGCGCCATGCGGGTCGCCACGGGCATGACGGACGTGCACTACCTGCTGCACGCGCCCCAGGGCGACACCTATGCCGATCTCCTGTTCACGATGATCGAGCGGCGCAATCACCGCCCGCCCGTAACCTACACCACCTTCCAGGCGCGCGATCTGGGCTCGGACACCGCCGAGCTGTTCATGACCGCCGCCCGCGACGCCTACGAGCGCTTCAAGCCGGCGGCGATGCTGGTGGGCTCGTCCTGCACCGCCGAACTGATCCAGGACGATCCGGGCGGCCTCGCCCTGACGCTGGGCCTGCCGTGCCCGGTGCTGCCGCTGGAGCTGCCGTCCTATATGCGCCGCGAAAACTGGGGCGCGTCGGAGACCTTCTACCGCCTGGTGCGGGGCCTGGCGGGCGCCCATGCGCCGGCGCCGGGCGAGACCCGGGCCGAGCGGGCGCCGGGACCGCCGCGCTGCAATATTCTGGGCGGCACGGCGCTGGGCTTCCGCCACCGCGACGACATCAAGGAAATCAAGAAGCTTCTGGGCCGGCTCGGCATTGAAGTCGCGGTCTGCGCCCCGCTGGGCGCCAGCGCCGCCGACATCGCCCGCATGGGCGAGGCGGACTTCAACGTGGTCCTCTATCCCGAGATCGGCGAAGAGGCCGCGCGCTGGCTGGAGAAAACCTTTGGCCAGCCGCGCACCAAAATCGTCCCCATTGGCGTGGGCGCCACGCGCGACTTTGTGCGCGAAGTGGCCGAGATCGCCGGTGTCGATCCCGCCCCGGCGCTGGATGACGAAGACCTGCGCCAGCCCTGGTGGTCACGGTCTGTGGACAGCAATTACCTTACCGGAAAGCGCGTTTTCGTGTTCGGCGACGCCACCCATGCCGTCGCTGCGGCGCGCGTCGCGGTGGAAGAGATGGGTTTCGAGCTGGTGGGCCTGGGCGCCTATAACCGCGAGTTTGCGCGCAGCGTGCGCGAAACGGCGGCGCGCTACGGCGTGGAGCCGCTGATCAGCGACGATTATCTGGAAGTGGAAGCGGCCATCGAAGCGGCGGCGCCGGAACTGGTGCTGGGCACGCAGATGGAGCGCCATATCGCCAAGCGCCTCGGGATTGGCTGCGCGGTCATTTCCGCGCCGGTCCATGTGGAGGACTTCCCCGCCCGCTACGCCCCGCAAATGGGCTATGAGGGCGCGAACGTATTGTTCGACACCTGGGTCCATCCGCTGGTGATGGGTCTTGAAGAACATTTGCTGGGCATGTTCCGCGAGGACTTCGAGTTCAGCAACGACGCCGGACCCTCCCATCTGGGTTCGCACAAGCAGGCGCCGGCTCCGGCGCCCGCCCCCATGCCTGCGGTGCAGGCTGACGACACCCCTGAAACAGCTGACGCCGCCGCGGTCTGGCGCGACGACGCTCTGGCCGAGCTGAAGAAGATCCCCTTCTTCGTGCGCGGCAAGGCTCGCCGGAACGCCGAGACCTTCGCTGCCCAGAGCGGTGCGGAGGTGATTACGCTGGAGACGCTCTATGATGCAAAAGCCCATTTCGGCCGCTGA
- the bchF gene encoding 2-vinyl bacteriochlorophyllide hydratase — translation MQAEADSRNRQFSTAQGRTPGASTGIGFTVDRMLQGWIDTVAPCPWTAHSGSAAHYRRRAHRAASKPQTPLYTPEQRIKRDETPWTLVQGILAPLQFLVFAVSVFLVVRYLATGEGYALATASVIIKTLVLYLIMVTGAVWEKVVFGRYLFAPAFFWEDVFSMVVLALHTAYIGAVLFNIGTPDQQMMIALAAYFTYLINAGQFLWKLRAARLEGAVS, via the coding sequence ATGCAGGCCGAAGCTGATAGCCGCAATCGCCAGTTTTCAACCGCACAAGGGCGAACGCCCGGCGCCTCGACCGGCATAGGTTTCACGGTTGATCGCATGCTGCAGGGCTGGATCGACACGGTCGCGCCCTGTCCCTGGACGGCGCATTCGGGCAGCGCCGCGCACTATCGCCGCCGCGCCCACCGCGCCGCCTCCAAGCCTCAAACCCCGCTTTACACGCCCGAGCAGCGCATCAAGCGCGACGAAACGCCGTGGACGCTGGTTCAGGGGATTCTCGCGCCGCTTCAGTTTCTGGTGTTCGCGGTCAGCGTGTTTCTGGTAGTGCGCTATCTGGCCACCGGCGAGGGTTATGCGCTGGCCACCGCCTCGGTGATCATCAAGACGCTGGTGCTCTATCTCATCATGGTGACCGGCGCGGTCTGGGAGAAAGTGGTGTTCGGCCGCTATCTCTTCGCCCCGGCCTTCTTCTGGGAAGACGTCTTCTCCATGGTCGTGCTGGCGCTGCACACCGCCTATATCGGCGCGGTGCTGTTCAATATCGGCACGCCCGATCAGCAGATGATGATCGCGCTGGCGGCCTATTTCACCTACCTCATCAACGCAGGTCAGTTTCTGTGGAAACTGCGGGCGGCGCGCCTGGAGGGAGCAGTCTCTTGA
- a CDS encoding ferredoxin:protochlorophyllide reductase (ATP-dependent) subunit N: MTAASASAPAPLDGMRDSVVLRERGQREVFCGLTGIMWLHRKIQDAFFLIVGSRTCAHLMQSAAGVMIFAEPRFATAIIEERDLAGMADANEELDRVAAQVLARRPDIKTLFLVGSCPSEVIKMDLSRAAARLDSAHSGVRVLAYSGSGIETTFTEGEDACLEALVPELPQDTSSEASLLVVGALADVVEDQFTRLFEAMGIGPVRFLPARTSSDLPPVGPNTRYLLAQPFLGRTGAALDDRGAKRISAPFPLGAKGTEAWLRAAADVWNIDADRFETVVAAPRARAERALATHRADFTGRSVFFFPDSQLEIPLARFLHEELGARLIEVGTPYLHRGHLDCELPRLPAGVQLSEGQHVDSQLDRCRAARPDLTVCGLGLANPLEAEGLSTKWAIELVFTPIHGFEQAGDLAELFTRPLRRRDLLRVG; encoded by the coding sequence TTGACCGCGGCTTCCGCCTCTGCGCCTGCGCCGCTCGACGGGATGCGTGATAGTGTTGTCCTGCGTGAACGCGGTCAACGCGAAGTGTTCTGCGGCCTCACCGGGATCATGTGGCTGCACCGCAAGATCCAGGACGCCTTCTTCCTGATCGTCGGCTCGCGCACCTGCGCCCACCTGATGCAGTCGGCCGCCGGCGTGATGATCTTCGCCGAGCCCCGCTTCGCCACCGCCATCATTGAAGAGCGCGATCTGGCCGGCATGGCCGACGCGAATGAGGAACTGGACCGGGTGGCGGCGCAGGTTCTGGCCCGCCGTCCCGACATCAAGACGCTGTTCCTGGTGGGCTCCTGCCCCAGCGAAGTGATCAAGATGGATCTGTCGCGCGCGGCGGCGCGCCTGGACTCAGCCCATTCCGGCGTGCGCGTGCTCGCCTATTCGGGCAGCGGCATCGAGACCACTTTCACCGAGGGCGAGGATGCGTGCCTGGAGGCGCTGGTTCCCGAGCTGCCGCAGGACACGTCTTCTGAAGCCTCGCTTCTGGTGGTCGGCGCGCTGGCTGATGTGGTGGAGGATCAGTTCACCCGCCTGTTCGAGGCGATGGGAATCGGCCCGGTCCGTTTCCTGCCCGCGCGCACGTCCAGCGATCTGCCCCCGGTAGGGCCCAATACGCGCTATCTGCTGGCTCAGCCTTTCCTCGGGCGGACCGGCGCAGCGCTGGATGATCGCGGCGCCAAGCGCATTTCCGCGCCCTTCCCGCTGGGCGCCAAGGGCACCGAAGCCTGGCTGCGCGCCGCCGCCGATGTCTGGAATATTGATGCCGACCGGTTCGAGACCGTGGTCGCCGCGCCGCGCGCCCGCGCCGAGCGCGCCCTGGCGACCCATCGCGCCGACTTCACCGGCCGCAGCGTTTTCTTCTTCCCTGATTCCCAGCTGGAAATTCCGCTGGCCCGCTTCCTCCATGAGGAGCTGGGCGCCCGGCTGATCGAGGTCGGCACGCCCTATCTGCACCGCGGCCATCTCGACTGCGAACTGCCGCGCCTGCCGGCCGGCGTGCAGCTGAGCGAAGGCCAGCATGTGGATTCCCAGCTTGATCGCTGCCGCGCGGCGCGCCCGGACCTGACGGTGTGCGGGCTGGGCCTGGCCAATCCGCTGGAGGCCGAAGGCCTGTCGACCAAATGGGCGATCGAGCTCGTTTTCACCCCGATCCACGGCTTTGAGCAGGCCGGTGACCTGGCCGAATTGTTTACGCGCCCGCTGCGGCGCCGCGATCTGTTGAGGGTTGGATGA
- a CDS encoding magnesium chelatase subunit H has translation MMQKPISAAEAAPIRVVIVTLDNHLAGAAERAQRSLRADYPGLELAFHAAADFAASPDSLARCLNDIARGDIIAANMLFLEDHIQAVLPALKARAPECDAMVGSMSAPEVVRLTRLGGLDMSAPQSGLMMALKKLRGGSNNGAPKAGGKSQLAMLRRLPKLLRFLPGKAQDLRAYFLTMQYWLAGSESNFTNMIRNLVDRYAAGPRAVLRGRAKVDPPVEYPEEGLYHPDFPGRIADSVSALPAGRGQGKGTVGLLVMRSYLLAGDTAHYDGVIRALEAHGLDVVPAFASGLDARPAVEHFFIEHGRPKVDVVLSLTGFSLVGGPAYNDARAAEALLAKLDVPYLAAHPLEFQSLEDWRASTAGLTPVEASMMVTLPELDGATNPMVFGGRCADGRVCHGCKRECAFPEGQPRAMQVCAERAEALSARVAKLVRLRRAKLKDRKVAVVLFNFPPNAGAAGTAANLSVFASLHNLLHAMKAEGYSVEPPATVDELRAAVLEGDSVRFGTDANILDRIAINDHVMREPHLKEIEAQWGPAPGRKDTDGRSIFVLGAKFGNVMIGLQPSFGYEGDPMRLLFEGSFAPTHSFSAFYRYVREDFAADAVLHFGTHGALEFMPGKQTGMSSECWSDRLIGDVPNFYLYCADNPSEGLIAKRRSAATLISYLTPPISKAGLYRGMTELKATLSDWRLLPPDTPANRRDALAELIQTQASVLDLAKPEPLWTGADAAHIDKLRDTLTELESTLIPNGLHILGEVPDTAARRELLSAIAEIERGTPPPDNALDRLMETGEAASALALLPAAQRETWAPVFDRLEKTQNGLSANRELDSTLHAIGGGFVAPVAGGDLVRNPDILPTGRNLHGFDPFRLPSPWAVRDGAAQAQRLIDRHIADTGAMPETVALVLWGTDNLKTEGGPIAQALALIGARPRQDSFGRLAGAELIPLEELGRARIDVLMTLSGIFRDLLPLQTKMLAEAAYLAATADEPAELNPVRRHALAYAAEHGVDMDTASLRVFSNADGAYGANVNQLIDSGMWDDENELADAYQTRKCYAFGRNGMPAKQGELLGSILSEVDLAYQNLDSVELGVTTIDHYFDTLGGIGRAVHRARGKESPVYIGDQTSGEGKVRSLSEQVALETRTRVLNPRWYESMLRHGHEGVRNIEAHVTNTMGWSATTGQVDPWVYQKITETYVLDEAMRDRLAELNPKASARLSERLIEAHERSYWRPDAATLEALRRAGEAIEDRLEGIAPAAVKIA, from the coding sequence ATGATGCAAAAGCCCATTTCGGCCGCTGAGGCGGCCCCCATCCGGGTCGTCATCGTCACGCTGGACAATCATCTGGCGGGGGCGGCGGAGCGTGCGCAGCGCAGCTTGCGGGCGGACTATCCCGGACTGGAGCTGGCGTTTCATGCCGCGGCTGATTTTGCTGCGAGCCCGGACTCGCTGGCGCGCTGCCTCAATGACATCGCGCGTGGCGACATCATCGCCGCCAACATGCTGTTCCTCGAAGACCACATCCAGGCCGTGCTGCCTGCGCTCAAAGCGCGCGCGCCCGAGTGCGACGCGATGGTCGGCTCCATGTCGGCGCCCGAAGTGGTGCGCCTGACGCGCCTGGGCGGGCTGGACATGAGTGCGCCCCAGAGCGGGCTCATGATGGCGCTGAAGAAACTGCGCGGCGGGTCGAACAATGGCGCGCCCAAGGCGGGCGGCAAGAGCCAGCTGGCCATGCTGCGCCGGCTGCCCAAGCTTCTGCGCTTCCTGCCCGGCAAGGCCCAGGATTTACGCGCCTATTTCCTGACCATGCAGTACTGGCTGGCCGGGTCGGAATCCAATTTCACCAACATGATCCGCAATCTGGTCGACCGCTACGCTGCAGGCCCGCGCGCCGTGCTGCGCGGCCGCGCCAAGGTCGACCCGCCGGTGGAATACCCCGAAGAGGGGCTATACCACCCTGATTTCCCGGGCCGGATCGCGGATAGCGTCTCGGCTCTGCCGGCCGGTCGCGGTCAGGGCAAGGGCACCGTCGGCCTGCTGGTCATGCGCTCTTACCTTCTGGCAGGCGACACCGCCCATTATGACGGCGTGATTCGCGCGCTTGAGGCCCATGGCCTTGACGTCGTCCCGGCGTTTGCCAGCGGGCTCGACGCCCGCCCGGCGGTGGAGCATTTCTTCATCGAGCATGGCCGCCCGAAGGTGGATGTGGTGCTCTCGCTCACCGGCTTCTCGCTGGTGGGTGGCCCGGCCTATAACGATGCGCGGGCCGCCGAGGCGCTGCTGGCCAAGCTCGACGTGCCGTATCTGGCCGCCCACCCGCTGGAGTTCCAGTCGCTGGAAGACTGGCGCGCCTCCACCGCCGGTCTGACCCCGGTGGAAGCCTCCATGATGGTGACCCTGCCCGAGCTCGATGGCGCGACCAATCCGATGGTGTTCGGCGGGCGCTGCGCGGACGGGCGTGTGTGCCACGGCTGCAAGCGCGAATGCGCCTTCCCCGAAGGCCAGCCGCGCGCCATGCAGGTGTGCGCCGAGCGCGCCGAAGCGCTGTCGGCCCGTGTGGCCAAGCTGGTGCGCCTGCGCCGCGCCAAGCTGAAAGACCGCAAGGTGGCGGTGGTGCTGTTCAACTTCCCGCCCAATGCCGGCGCGGCGGGCACGGCGGCCAATCTCTCGGTCTTCGCCTCGCTCCATAACCTCCTGCACGCCATGAAGGCCGAAGGCTATTCGGTGGAGCCGCCTGCCACGGTGGACGAGTTGCGCGCGGCGGTGCTGGAGGGCGACTCGGTCCGGTTCGGCACCGACGCCAATATCCTCGACCGCATCGCCATCAATGATCACGTGATGCGCGAGCCGCACCTTAAAGAGATCGAGGCCCAGTGGGGTCCGGCGCCGGGCCGCAAGGACACGGACGGACGCTCGATCTTCGTGCTGGGCGCCAAGTTCGGCAATGTGATGATCGGCCTGCAGCCCTCGTTCGGGTATGAGGGCGACCCGATGCGCCTTCTGTTTGAAGGCTCGTTCGCGCCGACCCACTCTTTCTCGGCCTTCTACCGCTATGTGCGCGAGGATTTCGCGGCCGACGCAGTGCTGCATTTTGGCACCCATGGCGCGCTGGAATTCATGCCCGGCAAGCAGACCGGCATGTCCAGCGAGTGCTGGTCGGACCGTCTCATCGGCGACGTGCCCAATTTCTATCTCTACTGCGCAGACAACCCGTCCGAAGGCCTGATAGCCAAGCGGCGCAGCGCGGCCACGCTGATCAGCTATCTGACGCCGCCCATCTCCAAGGCGGGCCTGTATCGCGGCATGACCGAGCTGAAAGCCACGCTGAGCGACTGGCGCCTCCTGCCGCCCGACACGCCGGCCAATCGCCGCGACGCGCTGGCCGAGCTGATCCAGACCCAGGCCTCTGTTCTGGATCTGGCCAAGCCCGAGCCGCTGTGGACCGGCGCGGACGCCGCTCACATCGACAAGCTGCGCGACACTCTGACCGAGCTGGAAAGCACGCTCATCCCCAACGGCCTGCATATTCTGGGCGAAGTGCCCGATACCGCAGCCCGGCGCGAACTGCTCTCGGCCATCGCCGAGATCGAGCGCGGAACCCCGCCGCCCGACAATGCGCTGGACCGGCTGATGGAAACCGGCGAGGCCGCGTCGGCGCTGGCCCTGCTGCCCGCCGCCCAGCGCGAGACCTGGGCGCCGGTGTTCGACCGTCTGGAAAAAACCCAGAACGGTCTCAGCGCCAATCGAGAACTGGACTCCACCCTACACGCCATTGGCGGCGGCTTCGTCGCGCCGGTGGCCGGCGGTGATCTGGTACGCAATCCGGACATTCTGCCCACGGGCCGCAATCTGCACGGCTTCGACCCGTTCCGTCTGCCGAGCCCCTGGGCGGTCCGGGACGGCGCGGCGCAGGCGCAGCGCCTGATCGACCGCCATATCGCCGACACCGGCGCGATGCCTGAAACCGTCGCGCTGGTGCTGTGGGGCACCGATAACCTCAAAACCGAAGGCGGGCCCATCGCCCAGGCCCTCGCGCTGATCGGCGCCCGGCCCCGGCAGGACTCCTTCGGGCGCCTGGCTGGCGCCGAGCTGATCCCGCTGGAAGAGCTGGGCCGTGCGCGCATCGACGTGTTGATGACGCTGTCGGGCATTTTCCGCGATCTTCTGCCGCTGCAGACGAAAATGCTGGCCGAGGCCGCGTATCTCGCCGCCACAGCCGACGAACCCGCCGAGCTGAACCCGGTCCGGCGCCACGCCCTGGCCTATGCCGCCGAGCATGGCGTGGACATGGACACGGCATCCTTGCGCGTCTTCTCCAATGCCGACGGGGCCTATGGCGCCAACGTCAATCAGCTGATCGACAGCGGCATGTGGGATGACGAGAACGAGCTGGCCGACGCCTATCAGACCCGCAAATGCTATGCGTTCGGCCGCAATGGCATGCCGGCCAAACAGGGCGAGCTTCTGGGTTCGATCCTGAGCGAAGTGGATCTGGCCTATCAGAATCTTGACTCGGTAGAGCTCGGCGTCACCACCATCGATCACTACTTCGATACGCTGGGCGGCATTGGCCGCGCAGTGCACCGCGCCCGCGGCAAGGAATCCCCGGTCTATATCGGCGATCAGACCTCGGGCGAGGGCAAGGTGCGCTCCCTGTCCGAACAGGTGGCGCTGGAGACCCGCACCCGGGTGCTCAATCCGCGCTGGTACGAATCCATGCTGCGTCACGGCCATGAGGGCGTGCGCAATATCGAGGCCCACGTCACCAACACGATGGGCTGGTCGGCCACCACCGGCCAGGTTGACCCCTGGGTCTATCAGAAAATCACCGAGACTTATGTGCTGGACGAAGCGATGCGCGACCGCCTCGCCGAGCTCAACCCGAAGGCCTCGGCGCGCCTGTCCGAACGCCTGATCGAAGCACATGAGCGCAGCTATTGGCGGCCCGACGCCGCCACGCTGGAGGCGTTGCGGCGCGCCGGTGAAGCCATTGAAGACCGGCTGGAGGGAATCGCCCCCGCCGCAGTGAAAATCGCATGA